Proteins found in one Hirundo rustica isolate bHirRus1 chromosome Z, bHirRus1.pri.v3, whole genome shotgun sequence genomic segment:
- the FUT10 gene encoding alpha-(1,3)-fucosyltransferase 10, with protein sequence MIRIRRKILWSSCFCFAAAFFLVLTLQVITELGSSENKVSVISSLHSSPLKPEETHAFQFKKQELHSSFKTESDVNHYPVLLWWSPLTGETGRFSQCGEDVCFFTINKTYQHNQMTRAFLFYGTDFSIDSLPLPRKEYHDWALFHEESPKNNYKLFHKATITLFNHTATFSRHSHLPLTTQYLEGVEVLKSLRFMIPLQMKNSLRKRLAPLVYVQSDCNPPSDRDSYVRELMCHIEVDSYGECLHNRDLPQHLKNPAAMDDGNFLKILAQYKFILAFENAICEDYITEKLWRPLKLGVVPVYFGSPSIVDWLPSNKSAILVSSFSHPRDLARFIKTLDTNDEEYESYLQWKLKGDISNPRLLRAMKERKWGVQDITQDNYIDTFECMVCNRVWENIRRKEKGWLPQRWEAQVNHLSCPKPEAFWFSSSNPGWISLQKMWIPSFEQSKKEAWALRHLVERNKNFTAEEFWMLVFKE encoded by the exons ATGATTAGGATTAGGAGGAAGATACTTTGGTCATCTTGCTTCTGCTTTGCAGCTGCCTTTTTCCTTGTGCTGACACTCCAG GTTATCACTGAACTGGGCAGTTCAGAGAATAAGGTGTCAGTAATCTCCAGTTTACACAGCAGCCCATTAAAGCCTGAGGAGACACATGCTTTTCAGTTTAAGAAGCAGGAACTTCACAGCAGCTTCAAGACAGAGTCTGATGTAAATCACTATCCTGTCCTGCTCTGGTGGTCTCCGCTGACTGGAGAGACAGGGAGATTCAGTCAGTGTGGAGAGGATGTATGCTTCTTTACTATCAACAAGACCTACCAGCACAATCAGATGACAAGAGCATTTCTGTTCTATG GTACTGACTTCAGTATAGACAGTTTACCTCTCCCTCGTAAAGAATATCACGACTGGGCCCTTTTTCATGAAGAGTCACCAAAAAACAACTACAAACTCTTCCACAAAGCAACCATCACCTTATTCAACCACACTGCAACATTTAGTCGCCACTCTCACTTGCCACTGACCACTCAGTACCTTGAAGGTGTAGAGGTCCTGAAGTCATTGAGGTTCATGATCCCACTGCAGATGAAAAACAGCCTGAGGAAAAGGCTTGCACCACTTGTGTACGTGCAGTCTGACTGTAACCCCCCTTCTGACCGGGACAGCTATGTGCGTGAGCTGATGTGCCACATTGAGGTAGACTCTTATGGGGAATGTTTGCATAATAGAGACCTTCCTCAACATCTCAAAAATCCAGCTGCCATGGATGAtggaaactttttaaaaatactggcACAGTACAAGTTCAttcttgcttttgaaaatgctATTTGTGAAGATTACATCACTGAAAAACTCTGGCGACCACTGAAGTTGGGGGTGGTGCCAGTGTACTTTGGGTCTCCCAGCATTGTAGACTGGCTTCCTAGTAACAAGAGTGCAATCCTGGTATCCAGTTTTTCACACCCTCGAGATCTGGCCCGCTTTATCAAAACACTGGATACGAATGATGAAGAATATGAGTCCTACCTACAATGGAAACTGAAAGGGGATATTTCCAACCCAAGACTGCTTAGAGCAATGAAGGAACGCAAGTGGGGAGTGCAAGATATCACCCAGGACAATTACATTGACACCTTTGAGTGCATGGTTTGTAACAGAGTGTGGGAAAACATCAGACGGAAAGAAAAG GGATGGCTGCCCCAGAGGTGGGAGGCTCAGGTTAATCATCTGAGCTGCCCCAAACCGGAGGCATTCTGGTTCTCATCCTCAAACCCTGGCTGGATTTCTCTCCAAAAGATGTGGATACCAAGCTTTGAGCAATCCAAGAAAGAAGCCTGGGCACTGAGGCACCTAGTGGAAAGGAACAAGAATTTTACAGCTGAAGAATTTTGGATGCTTGTATTCAAAGAATAA